The genomic DNA CTAAATCGCGTATGCCTCGAGCCCTGAGCTACCCTGATAACCATCAAGAGTTCCCTGGTAAGCTGTTGCTGATCTTTCTGCTTTGATGTCACATGAATACTAACATTAGATTGCATTTCTAAGTCTATGTTGATTGTTTCTGCTCCGTTTCACAGAGTACGATATACCAGTGTTTGAAAAATCAGGGAAGGGAGGAACCTATCCTAGGCGATTTCCCATCTCGTTTGGTCTGCACGACTACAGCGATGGTGAGGTTAAGTTGGACCTTGGTCATAAACTGAAGCTTTGGTAACGTTTCCAAAAAGCAAAATCAAGATAGCACGCACTGTTTCTAAATTGAATTATCTTTCTCCACTCAGGGCGAAAGACCTTTCCCAGGGCACGGCGTACTCAGGCTCATGGTTTTCGTTCTCCGGTGAGTTTTAGTCCGACAGAGCAGCAGAGCCCCAGTACTAGCAGTGGAAGCAGCATCTTCACTCCTGAGTTAGAGGAACCGGGGCGCAGACGCCGCGGCAGCGACATAGAGCCCAGCTCTAACCCCACTCTCTCAGTCATGGACATCAGCCCTCCAAGCCGCTGTGAGTGCATTCAGGGTTTGGAGGAAAACATCTTCTGTTTGTACCAGTTTCCTTTGCACTAATATTCTTCACATTGTGGCTGATCTAATGTTAACTTGGTGTTTACATACAGATGAAGCTTACTTTCGTTCTGATTTGTCAGATGTGACACTACTTTGAGGTGTGCATTTGTAATTTGATCAGCTGCAAATATATGTTGCTTTCCAATAACCCaatattttaaagttattttatatacactcccttttaaaatacatttattcattaaggaTACATTATATAgaacaaaagtaacagtaaagtcatttataatgtcactagggatgcaccggttgaccggccataaatcggatttttgtcttttttcggcagatttttccggaagtgcgctcgcgtgcacagactacattgtaatcgttcgctatgtcatttgtgtggaagtatttcgaaatctgtgtgcaggacacgggcagctgATCAGTACTGGAAATGCAGAgtttcatgtctgaggcacagatagcaggaagcgatcagccgttgtATAATaataagagcccctttcctgcgcactgaagctgcgcgagcgtaTACTGTACCAGTCTGCGCCCTGAACAAGAGTAGACCGTGAAGGGTTGTTCAACTCAACTTCTCACATGTtagatgagaaacgaaacggactaaactgtgacaaaactgaaatgttttttttttttattttttttttattagaacttgcacacacgtttgaaaagccagaagtaaacgtcagttctgcattaggatgattatttttattttaccttaaaattacatagacttaatttgttttaaaaatcacctgctgtagcacactgaaaaaaagtgtttcattcatccaattaaaacattttagggtaatgattcacatctatatttttttacttgagacaatataagttatttatttttcattgactcaagtaaaaaaatatagatgtgaatcaaatttttttatttttattggatgaatgaaacactttgcatctttgttttattcgcaccaacattatttgattttaacattttggaataatgaatTTATattgcatacttttatttagtctcaatggtaaagaccttttttttaaaccaaatttaaaaactaaaatactgaatgctgattaagaaacatcttattgaatgtgtgttgattttggtgtttggactgtagaacgaTGCAGTTATtgactttaatttcacatggttacagttaatcttttaatttaaggctagttctatgtagtttcaagccaattcaaaaacaaaagctaaatgctgatgtctgtaccatctatgtttgtattgaatgtaggctacttactgtgcagatactgctgttaatttcagatggttacagttattgttttcaatagccaaaagtcagtttggcctattaaataccaaagatcttgtttatgcatactttcgttctttcttgtttgttgcttaagataaaaaaaaaaattggaaatcgGTATCGAATCGGCCAggttgcttgtaaaaaatcggtatcggaatcggccatgaaaaatcatgatcgtgcatccctaaatgTCACAATAGAAAATCTAGGGTTAGGGTTTCTGTTTcaaaaatgctgttgttttaagCTTTCTAATCAATTCAGAAATTAAGTGTTTTTAACTGGTATAATAAGAAAGCATATTAGACcgatttctgaagaattatgtgaGACTGACGAAACtggactaatggctgctgaaaattcagcttagccaTCTCAggataaattttatttttaaatatattttaagagaggaaagttattttaaattgaaattaactTTCTGACCACAAATGTTTTTACATATGCAACCAGTAATATCTTAGCCTTGTTTTCTTCATCCAATCATAGTCCTATTCTACACAATTTCTTAACATTCTTGAAATTGCTCTTTGTGAGTACATTATCTATAAACTTATTTTTAGAGTCTTGAATAAATTGTTACATGTTGGactacaaaattaatttaaataaattagtcaaAAAGTTGTGGAGAAACTCTGTATagtgtgttgttctgtgtgtaATTGCCTCTTTCTTTTGCTTATAGCCCCTCGGGCTCCCACAAACTGGCGTCTAGGGAAGCTTTTGGGGCAAGGAGCATTCGGGCGAGTGTTTTTGTGCTACGATGCTGACACTGGCAGAGAACTGGCTGTTAAACAGGTGCAGTTTGATCCGGATAGCCCAGAAACCAGCAAGGTGAACATCATTACTTTAAAGGCTTTGTACAACTAGTATGGTGTCTAGTTGAACCTTTGCACTTACTATGGTTTGTATGTGTGTTCAGGAGGTGAGCGCTCTGGAGTGTGAAATTCAGCTGCTGAAAAATCTGTTCCATGAGCGCATTGTTCAGTACTATGGCTGCTTGCGGGACACACATGAAAGAACTCTTTCCATTTTTATGGAGTACATGCCTGGGGTAAGTATGTGTAAATTCACTTGGAACAGACATGTTCTTGTATGCTTACTGTGTTTTCTAAAGTTTTTGCAGCactaaataaagacatttatataatTCAGGGTCCAGACTGTGCGACTAAATTTTTGCGTTGTTTAACTCATAAGCGCTGCCATTTCTGCTGCATATGAGAAACAACAACGGTATATAATACAGCATGTGGTGCATGCCATGCCTCATTTAGTTAATTTTCtttgttaataaatgttttgtaagtGTAACGATGAGGCTAAAGCCGAGTGAGAATCCATGTGCAAAAGTTTATTAGAAGGGCGTTCCAGATTCAGCATCAGAAAAcagcagtggtgtataaagtacttGAAAGTCATAGTCAAGTAAAAGTAAAGATATCTTATCAGAAAattactttggtagaagttgaatcaccatttagaatattacttgagtaaaagtcttaaagtatttgatatttattgtactcAAGTACGAAAAGTATTTTTGTATATAACATTATTGTATATAACAAATCATGTGCTCATGCAACCAACTGAGAAAGTTAGTCGCAAAAGAGCACCAGTGGAAAGAATGAGTCTGGAGCCCTGTAATTACAAATGTATTACAAAAATCTCTGAATGTGTACATTTAAGTACATTGTTGTATGAAGATGTTAATCTCACCAACAGTAAAtatacataacacactaacagtTCGAAGTTCTTTTCAAATCAAACATCACTAAAGGGGTAACTTACACTTCAGTTAGACATTAATTCAGTAATGGATTCACTtactgtttatttacattttttttctgaaactacTTCCAGTCAGGGCTTTGTAGATACCGTGTCTTTCTTTTTCATAAATGTTGATTTTATGTTCTATAGGGCTCCATTAAAGACCAGCTGAAGTCTTATGGTGCTCTGACGGAGAACGTCACACGTAAATATACACGGCAGATACTAGAAGGCGTGTGCTACCTGCATAGTAACATGATCGTCCATAGAGATATCAAAGGTGAACCAACTGCATGTGATGTGGTCAGTTGTGATgaacaatgtgtttttttaaatatatatttatatatacacatatagaaGCAATACATGTAGCACTCAAACTTCTTTTGTAGCTGTTATTTAAATGTCTCAATCTTCTAATGCTTCTGAAAGTACCTTAGCAAAATATTCACACTTATTTTATAAATGAACATTGTCAGAGTTCAGTTCActgtttgtcatttttttgtcCGTGATTGAAACCGAGTCAGTACTTTTGTTGTTATGTTTTCTGCTTTTTAATAGAGAGTAGTTACTTTTGACATTCTTGTGTTTAATTTGCAATCTCAAATATTCCTTCCTTTCATGATGAACTTTTTTTCCCTGTTCTTTCATTCATATAGGTGCCAATATCCTTCGGGACTCCGCGGGTAATGTGAAGCTGGGTGACTTTGGAGCGAGTCGGCGGCTCCAGACCATCTGCCTGTCCGGAACGGGCATTAAGTCAGTGACAGGTACACCTTACTGGATGAGCCCTGAGGTCATCAGCGGAGAGGGGTATGGCAGGAAAGCTGATATCTGGTAAGCCCTTAAAGTctgcatgaaatgaaaatgctCTTCCTTCTTTTTTGTAAATGCATGTGACAGTGAATGACTCTCCAaatatgtttcatttttaaaaatgagtttttacctgataatttttaattaaaatgttataacttGATGGCAAAATGACAGACTTCTGTCTTCGGGTGACTACTTAATCTAGTTAAACCAATTTCTTTTTTACAATTGACTGCATGTTTATGTTCACATCTGTCTCCGTTCAATCAACAACCGATGGGTAAAT from Carassius carassius chromosome 17, fCarCar2.1, whole genome shotgun sequence includes the following:
- the map3k2 gene encoding mitogen-activated protein kinase kinase kinase 2, with product MDEQEALNSIMQDLVVLHRSSRPSGLPDLGKPKASSPKNQNDVRVKFEYRGEKRILQFPRPVSLDDLSTKAKVAFGQTMDLHYTNNELVIPLSTQDDLDKAVELLDRSVHMKSLKILLVLPSCTQNTVSSKDLLPTHENLDNTDFSVADKKKMLALIGSQSTDRSSPPPGYIPDALQQVARNGSFTSINSEGEFIPESMDQMLDPLSMSSPENSASGSCPSLDSPLDSDTYPKSRMPRALSYPDNHQEFPEYDIPVFEKSGKGGTYPRRFPISFGLHDYSDGRKTFPRARRTQAHGFRSPVSFSPTEQQSPSTSSGSSIFTPELEEPGRRRRGSDIEPSSNPTLSVMDISPPSRSPRAPTNWRLGKLLGQGAFGRVFLCYDADTGRELAVKQVQFDPDSPETSKEVSALECEIQLLKNLFHERIVQYYGCLRDTHERTLSIFMEYMPGGSIKDQLKSYGALTENVTRKYTRQILEGVCYLHSNMIVHRDIKGANILRDSAGNVKLGDFGASRRLQTICLSGTGIKSVTGTPYWMSPEVISGEGYGRKADIWSIGCTVVEMLTQRPPWAEYEAMAAIFKIATQPTNPTLPPHVSDHCRDFLKRIFVETKQRPAAEDLLRHTFVH